From Pseudomonadota bacterium:
GGCGGCCAATACCGCTGTGAGCCAGGCCCGAACATCCTGTAAGGTATCCCTGACAATGCAAGTCAGAAAGTTGTGTTTTTAAATGGAAGCTAGCTGGCATTCCCTGCCGGCTTTATTTCCGCACCTACACAACCGGCAGCCGGGAACCGGTCAAAATCAATATCGATCCAGCGGCCAACCGGGACTTCCAGCATCTCCCAACCGGCAACACTTGCCATCTTCAGCAGGTCATCATGGCTGATTCCGGCCTGGCGATACAGTTCAAGCTCCTGAAAAAAGACCTCACCATGAAACACATTATAGGACCCGGAATCGGTACCAATGGTCAGGGGGGTACCGATCTCATAAGCAAAATTAATCATCTCCAGCTGACGGCGGTAATTTCTTTCAATCACCCGGCACTGAGCGGGAGAAAAACGGCTGTCCGGATCCTGCAACTGATTGGCCATCGCCGCCACCGTCGGGGTCCAGTAAATCCGCCGGTCAGCCATCATTTTCAAAGTATCACGACCGATAAAATATCCATGTTCAATACTGTGGACACCGGCTTCAACCGCCATCCGGCAGGCCGCGTCCGAATTGACATGGGCCATGACCTTCTTCCCATGACGCCCGGCAGTTGCCACTATCTCCCGCAATTCCTCCGCCGACCACTGGGTTTTGCCGATAACTCCATATTCATCAAATGAGACCAGGCCGGTAAGCAATACCTTGACAAATTTGGATGGCGAAGAAGAAATCTTTTCTTCCAGGTTCAAATCCCGCTGATCACCGATAAAAGCACCGTAATAGCCGGGTTTAAAAAGTGCCGGACCGGTGCGAACCACCTGCAATGGTGAAAAATCAACTCCATCCAGACAGCCATCACGATCCCCGGCATCACGCACCAGACCGATACCGGCAGCATATTGCCGCCGGGCGTTTTCCCGCGGGTCACCCCCGAGACTTAAGTGAAGATGAGTATCAACAAAGGCCGGACATTTCATTAAAACAATACTCCAGACTAAATGACAGGTTAAGAAACATTCGGCAAATAACTAAAATAGCTCAATACAAACCAAACTTGTTCATAGCAAAATAAAATCCTGGACGTCAAGTTTGAAATGATTTGGAATAATCGGATAGAACAACCTTAAACCACTTGTCATGCACGGAAATCTGTGTTACTAGCTAAGCTTTACAGGCAGTTACAGGCTGGGATTACGGCGATTTTCACCAGGTTAAAACATAGTTATTTTTTGTTTAACAACCGTATTTTTTAACAACTTTTTTATGGAGGAAGTTATGAGCTATCAATTTATGAATGTTGAAATTACTGACGGAGTTGGAACCATCTGGCTGAACCGGCCCCCGGCAAATTCTCTTAACCGTGAAGTAGTGGAAGAGCTGGCGAAAGCCTTTGCCGAACTGCGCGACAATGATGAAGCAAAAGTACTGGTTATTGCCAGTAAAATTCCCGGCTTTTTTGTTGCCGGGGCCGATATCAAGATGTTTGCCGAAATGACTACTGACCAGGCCTGGGACATTTCCGCGCGGCTGCAGGAAGTCAACCAGATGCTGGAAGACATGCCGAAAATATCCATCGCCGCCATCAGTGGCTATGCCCTGGGTGGCGGGCTGGAACTGGCCCTGGCCTGTGATTTCCGTTTTATGGCTGAATCAATAACCATCAAAGACAAAGAACGTACTCCAACCCTTGGATTACCGGAAACTACCCTCGGCATTCTTCCCGGTGCCGGCGGCACCCAGCGCCTGGGCCGGCTGCTGGGACCCAAAAAGGCCCTCTATTTTATCTCCACCGCCACCCAGATCAAACCTCAGCAAGCCCTGGAACTGGGACTGGTGGAAAAACTGCTGCCCGGCGATGAGGTGGTGGACCAAACCATGGCTTTTGCCAGAGAAATGGCTGCCAAGGCGGTGATCGGCATCGGCTGCGCCAAGAAAGCCATCTACCAGGGATTTAACCAGGAGATGAAGGACGGATTGCGGATTGAATGTGATGCCTTCAAGGAAGCCTTCGCCAGCGATGACGCCACCGAAGGATTGAACGCGTTCATTGAGAAGAGAGCGGCAAAATTCCAAGGTAAATAACTCAACTTTCTGAGTAAACATTCGACTACGTTTTCAGAAAAGATAAAAATACTCTCACAGAGGCACAAAGCCACAGAGAACCCCAGTCATTTGCCCTCTGTGACTCCGTGTCTCTGTGAGAAATAATAAAAATTTGTCAATCTATAGACAAAGTCGAATATTTACTTTATGGCGTGCAGAAACACAGGGAAATGTTAAACAATAAAATCAATAAGTTACAGATTTATAGGATTTCCAAAAAACTCAGAAAGTTGAGTAAATAATAATCGAGGCAGCAGGAGGGTCGCATCTTAAATATAAAGGAGGACATCACAATGAAGCGAGTATTCCGGTACCTGCTCCTGGTCTTATTTATTCTCAATCTTGCCGGTTTGGCCCTGGCAGCGGAAAAATCATATACCATTGGACCGGGGGATGTGCTGGAGATTTCGGTCTGGAAGGATGAAAGCCTCAGCCGGCAGCTGATTGTGCCTCCCGACGGGGTTATTTCCTTCCCGCTCATCAATGATATCAAGGTTACCAACCTGACGGTACCGGCCCTGCGACAGGAAATCGCTAAACGTCTTAATGATTTCATCCCTGATGCCACGGTGACGGTGATGCTGGTCCAGATCAACAGCCTCCAGGGCTACGTCATCGGCAAGGTAAACCGCCCGGGTCAATTCCCCATTAATCAGGATACCACCGTCATGCAGATCCTGGCTATGGCCGGTGGGCTGAATCCCTTTGCCGCCACCGGAAAAATCTTCATCATCCGCCGGCAAAATGGAAAATCGATAAAAATACCTTTCGATTACGACGACGTGGAAAAAGGCAAGAACCTGGAACAAAACATCATCCTGAAACGCGGTGATGTGGTGGTGGTCCCATGACCATGCTTTTTCGTCCGGCAGCAATACTTCTTTTGCTCATATTTTCATTTTTCCTGCTGCCCGGGGCTGCCCGATCCGCGGATTTCAGCTGGGAACCGGCCATCAGCATCAAAGGCGAATATGACGATAATATCACTTTTGATAATCAGGATGAAACAGACGATTACCTGGCCACCATCAGCCCGTCCCTGACATTCAAATATGCCAGCGAACGGCTGACAATCAACAACCGGATGGGTGCTGACATCCTCCGCTATAACGATGAAACCGACCTGGATGATGAATATCTGCGCTGCAATCTGGACGGCGAATACCTGCTGACCGAAAAATTTTCCCTCACCGGCCGGGGTTCTTACATCAAAGATACCACCCTGGAATCGGAACTGGAAGAAACCGGCCTGGTCAATTACCGTGAAGACCGCCGGCGCTACAGCCTTGGCGGCGGTTTCGGCTATCGTTTGTCCGAGGTCAGCAACTGCCAGCTCGAATACGGTTTCGGACAAACCAATTACGACGGCTACTTAAACCTTGACTACGACTTCCAATCAGTCACCGGCACTTTTCAGCATCAGCTGGCCAACATGCGTGATGTTATCATCCTGCAACCTTACTACTACTATTATGATTCCGATGTCAGCCAGGTAGACAACTATGGACTCTCCCTGGGTTTTGAACATCCTTTCAGTGAAACTTTGAACCTGAGCATGTTTGCCGGGGTCAGATACACCGAAAGCAGTTATGACCAGCAGGAAATCCGCTATATCCTAATTCCTCCAGGGATATTGGTTCCGATCCTGGTCACCAGGACGGAAAATGATGATAACTGGGGCGGGGTTGCTGATATCTCCCTGAAAAAAACCGCCGAACGCTGGACGGTCGAGCTGGGTTATAACCGTGATCTCAGTTACGGTTCAAGCGGTGAAAGTATTGAACGTGATCGTTTTCACTTTACCGCCGGCTATGAGATCACCGCCCGCTGGCGGGCCCGATTGTCGACATCTCTTTCCTACTCCGAATCGGACAGTGATTTTTCCGATGAAGACAGCCGCTATTTCAACCTGACCCCCAGTATCAGCTATAAATTGACTGAGCAGCACTCCCTGGTCCTGACCTATTCCTACGCTGAAGTATATGATAAAATTCTGACCAGCAACCAACGCTACGATCGCAACCGGATCTGGCTGTCCCTGAATTTCCGTTTTCCCCAACCATAGAATTTTTGGATGATGATCATTGCTGAGCTAATAATTATGAGACTAGAACTATGAATGAACAGATTGATCTGCAAGCTATCAAAGGAATTATCAGAAGACAGAAGATTCTTTTTCTGGTCACTTTTGCCTCTATTTTTACCCTGAGCGTCATCGTTGCCTTTGTCCTGCCGCCGGTCTACCGCTCCCAAAGCACTATTCTGATCGAAGAGCAGCAAATACCCCAGGAGTTTGTTCAAACCACTATCACCAGCTACGTTGAAGAACGGCTGCAGGTCATCACCCAGCAGATTTTGAGCCGGCCGCGGCTGCTGGAAATCATCAACCAGTTCAATCTTTATCCGGACATGCGCGACCGCTTCACCACCGAAGAAATTGTCCAGAAAATGCGCGATGCCATCAATTTTGAAATGATTAACACTGAGGTCACTGACCGGCGTACGGGCCGGTCGACCACGGCAACTATCGCTTTCTCTCTTGCATACGAAGGTGAGAATCCCTCTACGGTCCAGAAAGTCACCAATAAACTTACCTCTCTATACCTGGAAGCCAACCTGAAAACCAGGGAACAACGGGCCAGCAACATCACCACGTTCCTGGAAAAAGAGCTGAAAAATTTAAAAGAAAAGATTGGTGAACAAGAATCAAAGATCAGTCAATTCAAGCAGCAGCACGGCCAGGAACTGCCGGAATACCGGTCCGTCAACATGCAGGCCCTTTCCCGGCTGAACCAGCAGATTGATCAGGCTGCCATGCAAATTCGCTCGCAACAAGAACGTAAAATATACCTGGAGGGGCAGCTTGCCAATGTCGACCCCCTGCTG
This genomic window contains:
- a CDS encoding outer membrane beta-barrel protein, encoding MTMLFRPAAILLLLIFSFFLLPGAARSADFSWEPAISIKGEYDDNITFDNQDETDDYLATISPSLTFKYASERLTINNRMGADILRYNDETDLDDEYLRCNLDGEYLLTEKFSLTGRGSYIKDTTLESELEETGLVNYREDRRRYSLGGGFGYRLSEVSNCQLEYGFGQTNYDGYLNLDYDFQSVTGTFQHQLANMRDVIILQPYYYYYDSDVSQVDNYGLSLGFEHPFSETLNLSMFAGVRYTESSYDQQEIRYILIPPGILVPILVTRTENDDNWGGVADISLKKTAERWTVELGYNRDLSYGSSGESIERDRFHFTAGYEITARWRARLSTSLSYSESDSDFSDEDSRYFNLTPSISYKLTEQHSLVLTYSYAEVYDKILTSNQRYDRNRIWLSLNFRFPQP
- a CDS encoding amidohydrolase family protein translates to MKCPAFVDTHLHLSLGGDPRENARRQYAAGIGLVRDAGDRDGCLDGVDFSPLQVVRTGPALFKPGYYGAFIGDQRDLNLEEKISSSPSKFVKVLLTGLVSFDEYGVIGKTQWSAEELREIVATAGRHGKKVMAHVNSDAACRMAVEAGVHSIEHGYFIGRDTLKMMADRRIYWTPTVAAMANQLQDPDSRFSPAQCRVIERNYRRQLEMINFAYEIGTPLTIGTDSGSYNVFHGEVFFQELELYRQAGISHDDLLKMASVAGWEMLEVPVGRWIDIDFDRFPAAGCVGAEIKPAGNAS
- a CDS encoding enoyl-CoA hydratase-related protein, translated to MSYQFMNVEITDGVGTIWLNRPPANSLNREVVEELAKAFAELRDNDEAKVLVIASKIPGFFVAGADIKMFAEMTTDQAWDISARLQEVNQMLEDMPKISIAAISGYALGGGLELALACDFRFMAESITIKDKERTPTLGLPETTLGILPGAGGTQRLGRLLGPKKALYFISTATQIKPQQALELGLVEKLLPGDEVVDQTMAFAREMAAKAVIGIGCAKKAIYQGFNQEMKDGLRIECDAFKEAFASDDATEGLNAFIEKRAAKFQGK
- a CDS encoding polysaccharide biosynthesis/export family protein gives rise to the protein MKRVFRYLLLVLFILNLAGLALAAEKSYTIGPGDVLEISVWKDESLSRQLIVPPDGVISFPLINDIKVTNLTVPALRQEIAKRLNDFIPDATVTVMLVQINSLQGYVIGKVNRPGQFPINQDTTVMQILAMAGGLNPFAATGKIFIIRRQNGKSIKIPFDYDDVEKGKNLEQNIILKRGDVVVVP